A window of Corythoichthys intestinalis isolate RoL2023-P3 chromosome 14, ASM3026506v1, whole genome shotgun sequence contains these coding sequences:
- the cfap300 gene encoding cilia- and flagella-associated protein 300: MDSVATQFNMSGDKNDFEQIFTFRPNPSRKFSFLEDKETVTLLMKWSMHGRLSSQTFIFDQKFHLYDCDRFALCFFTDSSVLSSLKTTIAWESLSKPVTSVNVEIVPCTRVSMDLFDPIYTCGIVAPSGHIARCFHDYYPDYDKLREMLQDEDSENYHVLGSAERGEFLFRLFKHLCFGGTLNQYEETVEPYISVTKKMYKELISVQKDPENKKIGVVSTVLKVHVYDESGQCHPGERENEQMFSYLIVDPFKRLVTLLSHSHGVGTMSL; encoded by the exons ATGGATTCAGTAGCAACGCAATTTAACATGTCCGGAGACAAAAAcgattttgaacaaatttttaCTTTCCGTCCGAATCCCTCCAGGAAGTTTTCGTTTCTGGAAGATAAGGAGACAGTTACTCTGTTGATGAAATG GTCCATGCATGGGAGGCTCTCGTCACAAACGTTCATCTTTGACCAGAAATTTCACCTTTACGATTGCGATAGGTTTGCGCTG TGCTTCTTCACAGACAGCAGTGTTTTATCCAGTTTGAAGACAACGATTGCCTGGGAATCTCTCA GCAAACCAGTTACGTCAGTCAATGTGGAGATAGTACCTTGCACTAGGGTCTCCATGGACTTATTTGACCCCATCTACACTTGTGGCATTGTGGCGCCCTCAGGCCACATCGCCAGATGCTTCCACGATTACTACCCGGACTATGACAAACTCAGAGAG ATGCTACAGGATGAGGACTCTGAGAACTATCACGTACTGGGGAGCGCTGAGCGAGGGGAGTTCCTGTTCCGTCTATTCAAGCACCTCTGCTTCGGAGGGACGTTGAATCAGTATGAAGAGACCGTCGaaccttacataagcgtcaccaAGAAAATGTACAAAGAGCTCATCAG TGTTCAAAAGGATCCAGAAAACAAAAAGATTGGTGTTGTCTCCACAGTGCTCAAAGTCCATGTTTAT GATGAGTCAGGCCAGTGCCACCCGGGGGAACGGGAAAACGAGCAGATGTTTTCTTACCTCATCGTGGACCCCTTCAAACGCCTCGTGACACTACTCTCCCACTCTCACGGTGTTGGAACCATGTCCCTTTGA